In one window of Buchnera aphidicola (Rhopalosiphum maidis) DNA:
- the hpt gene encoding hypoxanthine phosphoribosyltransferase, translating into MKHTIKVIISEKELDIRVRELGKEITKKYKNSENKIILIALLRGSFVFVADLCRRIKIEHEVDFMTTSSYGRGMISTGDVKIIKDLDEDIYNKNVLIVEDIIDSGKTLSKVLGILKLRNPKSLSICTLLDKPECREVDINVDFIGFSIPDEFMVGYGIDYAQSYRYLPYIGKVIFKK; encoded by the coding sequence ATGAAACATACTATCAAAGTTATTATTTCGGAAAAAGAACTAGATATTCGCGTTCGTGAACTAGGTAAAGAAATTACTAAAAAATATAAAAATAGCGAAAATAAAATAATATTAATTGCTTTACTACGTGGTTCATTTGTGTTTGTAGCAGATTTATGTCGTAGAATTAAAATTGAACATGAAGTTGATTTTATGACTACTTCTAGTTATGGACGTGGAATGATTTCTACTGGAGATGTAAAAATTATAAAAGATTTAGATGAAGATATTTATAATAAAAATGTTTTAATTGTTGAAGATATTATTGATTCTGGAAAAACCTTGAGTAAGGTATTAGGTATTTTAAAATTAAGAAATCCAAAGTCATTGTCTATTTGTACTCTTTTAGATAAACCAGAATGTCGTGAAGTGGATATTAATGTTGATTTTATAGGTTTTTCTATACCTGACGAATTTATGGTTGGTTATGGAATAGATTATGCTCAATCTTATCGATATTTACCATATATAGGAAAAGTAATTTTTAAAAAGTAA
- the panB gene encoding 3-methyl-2-oxobutanoate hydroxymethyltransferase, with translation MESITISKIQNWKKNKKKIAAITAYDFSFSRLFSNEGIPIMLIGDSLGMTIQGHNSTLSVKIQDIEYHTKAVRKGSPNSFLLSDLPFMSYFGVKETLKNTAKIIQAGANMIKIEGGKWLVKTIKELSKRSILVCGHIGLTPQSVDYLSGYKVQGKEQNDAQRIIDEASILEEAGIKMLILECIPSLLAKKITENLSIPVIGIGSGKYTDGQILVMQDLLGITDGKKLKFVKNFLSDSGSIQNAVKKYISEVENGNFPNEKYSF, from the coding sequence ATGGAATCTATCACTATTTCAAAAATACAAAACTGGAAGAAAAATAAAAAAAAAATCGCTGCTATCACAGCTTATGACTTCAGTTTTTCTAGACTATTTTCAAATGAAGGTATTCCTATAATGCTTATAGGTGATTCTCTAGGGATGACTATTCAAGGCCATAATTCTACATTATCTGTAAAAATTCAAGATATTGAATATCATACAAAAGCTGTTAGAAAAGGTTCACCCAATTCTTTTTTATTGTCTGATTTACCATTTATGTCTTATTTTGGAGTCAAAGAAACTTTAAAAAATACAGCTAAAATTATACAAGCTGGAGCTAATATGATAAAAATAGAAGGTGGAAAATGGTTAGTTAAAACCATAAAAGAACTATCGAAAAGATCAATATTAGTTTGTGGACATATAGGATTAACTCCACAATCTGTTGATTATTTAAGTGGTTATAAAGTTCAAGGAAAAGAACAAAATGACGCACAAAGAATAATAGATGAAGCTTCTATTCTAGAAGAAGCGGGTATAAAAATGTTAATTCTAGAATGTATTCCTTCACTTTTAGCTAAAAAAATAACTGAAAACTTATCTATTCCAGTGATTGGTATAGGATCAGGTAAATATACTGACGGACAAATACTTGTCATGCAAGATTTGTTAGGAATAACTGATGGAAAAAAACTAAAATTTGTAAAAAATTTTCTTTCTGATAGTGGAAGCATTCAAAATGCTGTTAAAAAATACATTAGTGAAGTTGAAAATGGTAATTTTCCTAATGAAAAATATAGTTTTTAA
- the secA gene encoding preprotein translocase subunit SecA has protein sequence MFIKFLTKIFSNRNDRVLKKFKNIVSSINQLEERFKKLSDKKLQENTKLFRIRLQNGESLDNLLPESFATVREASRRVFNMRHFDVQILGGIVLNKQCIAEMRTGEGKTLTSTLPSYLNALTGRGVHIVTMNDYLAERDAKKNTPLFEFLGLKVGLNLSEMSFLDKKKAYLCDITYGTNNEYGFDYLRDNMVFSPEERVQRELNYALVDEVDSILIDEARTPLIISGPSEDSSFLYKEINKLVSSLICQKKEDSEKFHGNGHFSIDEKSKQIYLTERGLVEVEKLLLNQKLMKKGESLYSSNNIILMHHVISALRAHNLFTRNVDYLVQGNNVIIVDEHTGRTMPGRRWSDGLHQAIEAKENVVIKNENQTLASITFQNYFRLYKKIAGMTGTASTESFEFSSIYNLDTITIPTNKPMIRKDMPDLVYMTEEEKINAILKDIQNCIKKNQPVLVGTISIEKSEMISKKLKKLNIKHNVLNAKFHAREAEIIAQAGKAKSVTIATNMAGRGTDIVLGGSLESELEKNVCLDKIEKIKINWKKQHDLVVLSGGLHIIGTERHESRRIDNQLRGRSGRQGDSGSSRFYLSMEDSLMRIFASDKIISMMRKLGLSFNEAIEHPWVTKAIENAQKKVENRNFDIRKQLLEYDDVCNEQRRVIYAQRNKLIDSKNIQKTIYDILKDVLYRTIKTHVNFDFPKNKWNILDLEKKLNIEFNLNISIQDWLKKDPDIKKENIVKKIIDIAKKNYLKKEVEIGFSNIRMIEKSIMLQTLDSLWKEHLSAMDYLRQGIHLRGYAQKDPKQEYKRESFNMFSNMLELLKYEVISFLSKLDLSYIKRNINLNINNNSFVLNDNIKIGRNTPCFCGSEKKYKYCHGSL, from the coding sequence ATGTTTATTAAATTTTTAACTAAAATATTTAGTAATCGTAATGATCGTGTTTTAAAAAAATTTAAAAATATAGTATCTTCAATTAATCAATTAGAAGAAAGATTTAAAAAATTATCAGATAAGAAACTGCAAGAAAATACTAAATTATTTCGTATAAGATTACAAAATGGTGAAAGTTTAGATAATTTATTACCAGAATCTTTCGCAACAGTTCGAGAAGCAAGTCGTCGTGTTTTCAATATGCGTCATTTTGATGTTCAAATTCTTGGTGGTATAGTTTTAAATAAACAATGTATTGCAGAAATGCGTACAGGAGAAGGAAAAACATTAACTTCAACTTTACCCTCTTATTTAAATGCATTAACAGGTCGAGGAGTACATATAGTTACTATGAATGACTATTTAGCAGAGCGAGATGCTAAAAAAAATACTCCTTTATTTGAATTTCTTGGTTTGAAAGTTGGTTTAAATTTATCTGAAATGTCTTTTCTTGATAAAAAAAAGGCTTATTTATGTGATATTACTTATGGTACTAATAATGAATACGGATTTGATTATCTTCGAGATAATATGGTTTTTTCTCCTGAAGAAAGAGTTCAACGTGAGTTAAATTATGCTTTAGTAGATGAGGTTGATTCTATTTTAATAGATGAAGCTAGAACGCCTTTAATTATTTCTGGACCTTCAGAAGATAGTTCTTTTTTATATAAAGAAATTAACAAATTAGTGTCATCTTTAATTTGTCAAAAAAAAGAAGATTCAGAAAAATTTCACGGAAATGGTCATTTTTCTATTGATGAAAAATCAAAACAAATATATTTAACTGAAAGAGGTTTAGTTGAAGTTGAAAAGCTATTACTTAATCAAAAATTAATGAAAAAAGGAGAATCTTTATATTCTTCAAATAATATTATATTAATGCATCATGTCATATCCGCTTTACGTGCGCATAATTTATTTACACGAAATGTAGATTACCTTGTACAAGGTAACAATGTTATTATTGTGGATGAACACACAGGTCGAACTATGCCAGGTAGAAGATGGTCTGATGGACTGCATCAAGCAATAGAAGCAAAAGAAAACGTTGTTATAAAAAATGAAAATCAAACTTTAGCATCGATTACATTTCAAAATTATTTTCGTTTATATAAAAAAATAGCCGGTATGACAGGTACTGCTTCAACTGAATCTTTTGAATTTAGTTCAATTTATAATCTGGACACTATTACCATTCCTACAAATAAGCCAATGATAAGAAAAGATATGCCTGATTTAGTTTATATGACTGAAGAAGAAAAAATAAACGCTATTTTAAAAGATATTCAAAATTGTATAAAAAAAAATCAACCTGTCTTAGTAGGTACAATTTCAATTGAGAAATCAGAAATGATTTCAAAAAAACTAAAAAAATTAAATATTAAGCATAATGTTTTAAATGCTAAATTTCATGCAAGAGAAGCTGAAATTATAGCTCAGGCAGGAAAAGCGAAATCAGTAACAATTGCTACTAATATGGCAGGTCGAGGCACAGATATTGTACTAGGAGGTAGTTTAGAATCAGAATTAGAAAAAAATGTATGTTTAGATAAAATTGAAAAAATTAAGATAAATTGGAAGAAACAACATGATTTAGTTGTTTTATCTGGAGGATTGCATATTATTGGTACTGAGCGTCATGAATCACGTCGGATTGATAATCAATTAAGAGGACGTTCTGGTCGACAAGGAGACAGTGGCTCTTCACGTTTTTACCTGTCTATGGAAGATTCACTAATGAGGATTTTTGCATCTGATAAAATCATTAGTATGATGAGAAAGTTAGGACTATCTTTTAATGAAGCTATTGAACATCCTTGGGTTACAAAAGCCATAGAAAATGCTCAAAAAAAAGTAGAAAATCGTAACTTTGACATTAGAAAACAATTATTAGAATATGATGATGTATGCAATGAACAACGTCGTGTAATTTATGCACAGCGTAATAAATTAATTGATTCAAAAAACATTCAAAAAACTATTTACGATATTTTAAAAGACGTATTGTATCGTACAATTAAAACACATGTAAATTTCGATTTTCCAAAAAACAAATGGAATATTTTAGATTTAGAAAAAAAATTAAATATTGAATTTAACTTAAACATATCAATTCAAGATTGGTTAAAAAAAGATCCTGATATAAAAAAAGAAAATATTGTAAAAAAAATTATTGATATTGCAAAAAAAAATTATCTTAAAAAAGAAGTTGAAATAGGTTTTTCTAACATCAGAATGATAGAAAAATCTATTATGCTACAAACACTAGATTCTCTTTGGAAAGAACATTTATCTGCAATGGATTATTTAAGACAAGGGATTCATTTACGTGGTTACGCCCAAAAAGATCCTAAACAGGAATACAAACGTGAATCTTTTAATATGTTTTCTAATATGTTGGAATTATTAAAATATGAGGTTATATCTTTTCTCAGTAAATTAGATTTATCTTATATAAAGAGAAATATAAATTTAAATATTAATAATAACTCTTTTGTATTAAACGACAATATTAAAATAGGAAGAAATACACCTTGTTTTTGTGGATCTGAAAAAAAATATAAGTATTGTCATGGAAGTTTATAA
- the truA gene encoding tRNA pseudouridine(38-40) synthase TruA — translation MKEKKIKKFALGVEYDGSYYHGWQRQKGFPTVQEEIETALSKIANHPVNTVCSGRTDAGVHSVGQVIHFTSTSVRSDFSWTVGVNTYLSKNISVKWVKEVSQSFSARYSAISRSYRYIIYNNRCRSAIFSSKSNHVHKKLNIDKMFVEAQSLLGEHNFSSFRALGCQSNSPRRKITNLNVWRLKNWVIIDITANSFLYHMVRNIVGSLIKISNYTEKNCIKKLLDKKDRNYAGPTAPAQGLYLFFVEYPIYFNLPVLKNDFII, via the coding sequence ATGAAAGAAAAAAAAATTAAGAAATTTGCCTTGGGAGTAGAATATGATGGAAGTTATTATCATGGTTGGCAACGTCAAAAGGGATTTCCTACTGTTCAAGAAGAAATAGAGACAGCTTTGTCTAAAATTGCAAATCATCCAGTAAATACTGTATGTTCCGGTCGTACTGATGCTGGTGTTCATAGTGTAGGACAAGTAATACATTTTACAAGTACTTCTGTTAGAAGTGACTTTTCTTGGACAGTTGGAGTAAATACTTATTTATCTAAAAATATTTCTGTCAAATGGGTGAAGGAAGTTTCACAAAGTTTTAGTGCTCGCTATAGTGCTATTTCTCGTTCTTATCGTTATATCATATATAATAATAGATGTCGTTCTGCTATTTTTTCTAGTAAATCAAATCATGTTCATAAAAAATTAAATATTGATAAGATGTTTGTTGAAGCACAATCCTTATTAGGAGAGCATAATTTTTCATCTTTTCGTGCTTTAGGTTGTCAATCAAATTCTCCTCGAAGAAAAATAACCAATTTAAATGTTTGGCGTTTAAAAAATTGGGTAATTATTGATATTACTGCTAATTCTTTTTTATATCATATGGTTCGAAATATTGTTGGTTCATTAATTAAAATCAGCAATTATACAGAAAAAAATTGCATTAAAAAACTATTAGATAAAAAAGATAGAAACTATGCAGGTCCTACTGCTCCAGCTCAAGGTTTATATTTATTCTTTGTAGAATATCCTATATATTTTAATTTACCTGTATTAAAAAATGATTTTATTATTTAA
- the dksA gene encoding RNA polymerase-binding protein DksA, with protein MEKEKRKKTSSLNVLSIAGLKPYQKKIDEEYMNEKQMLHFKKILETWKNQLKIEINHTLLYIQDKSTNFPDPIDRAAQEEEFSLELRNRDRSRKLIKKIQETLKKIKDKDFGYCSSCDVEIGIRRLEARPTANLCIDCKTLAEIREKQMAG; from the coding sequence ATGGAAAAAGAAAAACGCAAAAAAACGTCATCTCTAAATGTTCTTTCTATTGCTGGTTTGAAACCTTATCAAAAAAAAATAGATGAAGAATACATGAATGAAAAACAAATGTTACATTTTAAAAAAATTCTCGAAACATGGAAAAATCAATTAAAAATTGAAATTAATCACACTTTACTTTATATACAAGACAAATCAACTAACTTTCCAGATCCTATTGATCGAGCTGCTCAGGAAGAAGAATTCAGTTTAGAACTAAGAAACAGAGATAGAAGTCGTAAATTAATAAAAAAGATACAAGAAACTTTGAAAAAAATAAAAGATAAAGACTTTGGTTACTGTAGTTCTTGTGACGTTGAAATCGGAATTCGTCGCTTAGAGGCTAGACCAACTGCAAATCTCTGTATTGATTGTAAAACATTAGCAGAAATTCGAGAAAAACAAATGGCTGGTTAA
- the mrcB gene encoding bifunctional glycosyl transferase/transpeptidase, whose protein sequence is MYFNKRKIKLLGKIFFLILILVLIYGFFLYMKIGRLIDGKVWHFPISIYSRIINLEPGNLYSQKEVSKFLQGTMYREVDTVMSPGEYTIKNNNIEFIRRSFDFPDLRENAFHVKLFFDENYLLKIQNIENNRNFSFFRLEPKLIAMLESPEGKKRVFIPRSKYPQLLIKTLLAIEDRYFYEHNGINLSSIGRAFLVNIMAGRTVQGGSTLTQQLVKNLFLTNTRSIWRKINETYMALILDWFYKKDRILELYLNEVYLGQDGKEQIRGFPLASLYYFGRPIDELNLDQYALLVGMVKGASLYNPWSNPEFALNRRNIVLLSLFNQGYIQEKIYIKLSKRPLNIKPRGCVISSYPNFTQLVQMEIKEKLKNKIKNLSGIKVFTTLDVFSQNAVEKAVKIGIPILKKKKKLKDLEIAMIVVDRFTGEIQSLVGGSNPKFYGYNRALQARRSIGSLSKPITYLTALSHPKKYRLNTWISDRPIAIKLKNGKFWIPKNNNYHFSGKVMLIDALTNSINVPTVNLSIDMGLENLMKSWFHLGISKKLITPFPSISLGAINLTPIEIAQVFQVIANNGYKNLLSSVRSIISDDGKVLYQSLPQSKNIESIEATYLTLYGMQKVVSCGTAKSLGLVFKEFSLAGKTGTTNNLVDNWFVGIDGRQIVITWIGRDNNKSTKLYGSSGAMQIYRRYLEYQAPTPLILEPPNNINVFYMNKLGTLFCEKSDEHQKPLPIWLLNNENICSKNMLVKKKIKNIQKKKKNFLFWIKSFFL, encoded by the coding sequence ATGTATTTCAATAAAAGAAAAATAAAATTATTAGGAAAAATTTTTTTCTTAATATTAATTTTAGTATTGATTTATGGATTTTTTTTATACATGAAAATAGGACGATTGATTGATGGCAAAGTATGGCATTTTCCTATATCAATATATAGTCGTATAATAAATTTAGAACCTGGTAACCTATACTCTCAGAAAGAAGTATCAAAATTTTTACAAGGTACTATGTATAGAGAAGTTGATACTGTTATGTCACCAGGTGAATACACTATAAAAAACAATAATATAGAATTTATACGTCGTTCTTTTGATTTTCCAGATCTGAGAGAAAACGCATTTCATGTGAAGTTGTTTTTTGATGAAAACTATTTATTGAAAATTCAAAATATTGAAAATAATCGTAATTTTAGTTTTTTTCGTTTAGAACCTAAGTTAATAGCCATGTTAGAATCTCCAGAAGGAAAAAAACGTGTATTTATTCCTAGATCTAAATATCCACAACTGTTAATTAAAACATTATTAGCAATTGAAGATAGATATTTTTATGAACATAATGGTATTAATCTGTCTTCTATAGGAAGAGCTTTTTTAGTTAATATAATGGCAGGTAGAACAGTTCAGGGTGGCAGTACTCTTACTCAACAGCTAGTTAAAAATCTTTTTTTAACAAATACTCGTTCAATATGGAGAAAAATAAATGAAACGTATATGGCATTAATTTTAGATTGGTTTTATAAAAAAGATCGTATTTTAGAGTTATATTTGAATGAAGTTTATTTAGGACAAGACGGTAAAGAACAAATTCGAGGTTTCCCTCTTGCTAGTTTATATTATTTTGGCAGACCAATTGATGAGTTAAATTTAGATCAGTATGCTTTATTAGTGGGAATGGTCAAAGGAGCTTCTTTGTATAATCCTTGGAGCAATCCTGAATTTGCTTTAAATAGAAGAAATATAGTTTTACTATCATTATTTAATCAAGGATATATTCAAGAAAAAATTTATATTAAATTGTCTAAAAGACCTTTAAATATAAAGCCTAGAGGATGTGTTATTTCTTCTTATCCTAATTTTACACAGCTTGTTCAAATGGAAATAAAAGAAAAATTAAAAAATAAGATTAAAAATTTATCAGGTATAAAAGTTTTTACAACTTTAGATGTTTTTTCGCAAAACGCTGTTGAAAAAGCTGTTAAGATAGGAATACCAATTTTAAAAAAGAAAAAAAAATTAAAAGATTTAGAAATTGCTATGATTGTAGTAGATCGTTTTACTGGAGAAATTCAATCTCTTGTTGGAGGATCTAATCCAAAATTTTATGGTTATAATCGTGCCTTACAGGCTCGTCGTTCTATTGGTTCTCTATCTAAACCAATCACTTATTTAACGGCATTATCTCATCCTAAAAAATATCGTTTAAATACTTGGATTTCTGATCGTCCAATTGCAATTAAATTAAAGAATGGTAAATTTTGGATTCCAAAAAATAATAATTATCATTTTAGTGGGAAAGTAATGTTGATAGATGCATTAACTAATTCGATCAACGTTCCCACTGTTAATTTAAGTATAGATATGGGTTTAGAAAACTTAATGAAAAGTTGGTTTCATTTAGGAATTTCTAAAAAACTAATTACTCCGTTTCCTTCTATATCTTTAGGAGCTATTAATTTAACGCCTATTGAAATAGCTCAAGTTTTTCAGGTAATTGCAAATAATGGTTATAAAAATTTGCTATCTTCAGTTCGATCAATTATTTCTGATGATGGTAAAGTACTATACCAAAGTTTACCTCAATCTAAAAATATAGAATCTATTGAAGCAACTTATTTAACATTGTATGGTATGCAAAAAGTCGTTAGTTGTGGAACAGCAAAATCATTAGGTTTAGTTTTTAAAGAATTTTCTTTGGCAGGTAAAACAGGCACAACAAACAACTTAGTAGATAATTGGTTTGTGGGGATTGATGGTAGACAAATTGTAATTACCTGGATAGGAAGAGATAATAATAAATCAACTAAATTATATGGTTCTTCAGGAGCTATGCAAATTTATCGAAGATATCTTGAATATCAAGCTCCAACTCCATTAATATTAGAACCTCCTAACAATATCAATGTGTTTTATATGAATAAATTAGGGACGTTATTTTGTGAGAAAAGTGACGAACATCAAAAACCTTTACCAATATGGTTGTTAAATAATGAAAATATATGTAGTAAAAACATGCTTGTGAAAAAAAAAATTAAGAACATTCAAAAAAAGAAAAAAAATTTTTTATTTTGGATAAAAAGTTTTTTTTTATAA
- the panC gene encoding pantoate--beta-alanine ligase: MNIIKNVHILEKKIKELKKKKKVIGLVPTMGNLHHGHIKLISSAKKYVDIVIVSIFINPMQFNNLLDLKKYPKTFEQDCCILRKEKIEILFYPDIHEMYPIGLKNHTYIDVPKLSKIIEGKARPGHFVGVTTIVCKLFNLVQPNFSFFGEKDYQQLLIVKKLVKELNYPIKIISVPTIRLKNGLAFSSRNKNLSISEQKKAPFLYKTIKKTCNIIRQKKGKNIHKTIQESREYLRKKGFYIDIFNAYDPKTLDSICKPSKSIIVLASVWLGKTRLIDNKKITLKN; the protein is encoded by the coding sequence ATGAATATTATAAAAAATGTACATATATTAGAAAAAAAAATAAAAGAATTAAAAAAAAAGAAAAAAGTAATTGGATTAGTACCAACAATGGGAAATTTACATCATGGTCACATAAAACTTATTTCATCAGCAAAAAAGTATGTAGATATTGTAATCGTAAGTATTTTTATCAATCCCATGCAGTTTAATAATTTATTAGATTTAAAAAAATATCCTAAAACTTTTGAACAAGATTGTTGTATTTTAAGAAAAGAAAAAATTGAAATTCTTTTTTATCCTGATATACATGAAATGTATCCTATTGGATTAAAAAATCATACATATATTGACGTACCTAAACTATCTAAAATTATAGAAGGTAAAGCACGTCCTGGTCATTTTGTTGGCGTAACAACAATAGTTTGCAAATTATTTAATTTAGTACAACCAAACTTTTCTTTCTTTGGAGAAAAAGATTATCAACAATTATTAATTGTAAAAAAATTAGTTAAAGAATTAAATTATCCTATAAAAATTATCAGTGTACCTACAATAAGATTAAAAAACGGATTAGCTTTTAGCTCAAGAAATAAAAACCTGAGCATTTCAGAACAAAAAAAAGCACCTTTTTTATATAAAACTATAAAAAAAACATGCAATATTATTAGGCAAAAAAAAGGAAAAAACATTCATAAAACCATTCAAGAATCACGAGAATATCTTAGAAAAAAAGGATTTTATATTGATATATTTAATGCATATGATCCTAAAACACTTGATTCTATATGTAAACCAAGTAAAAGTATTATTGTACTAGCATCAGTTTGGTTGGGGAAAACTCGATTAATTGACAATAAAAAAATTACACTAAAAAATTAA